The proteins below come from a single Ahaetulla prasina isolate Xishuangbanna chromosome 16, ASM2864084v1, whole genome shotgun sequence genomic window:
- the URM1 gene encoding ubiquitin-related modifier 1 isoform X3, with the protein MAAPLSVQLEFGGGAELLFDGVRKHQVNLPQQSEPWNLRHLLTWIKGNLLKERPELFVQGDSVRPGILVLINDADWELMGNLDYQLQDQDHVVFISTLHGG; encoded by the exons ATGGCGGCGCCCTTGTCTGTCCAGCTGGAGTTCGG AGGTGGAGCCGAACTCCTGTTTGATGGGGTGAGAAAACATCAGGTGAATTTGCCCCAGCAGTCCGAACCTT GGAACCTCCGACATTTGCTGACGTGGATCAAAGGGAACCTGCTGAAGGAGAGGCCTGAATTATTTGTGCAAGGAGACTCTGT GCGCCCAGGAATCCTGGTGCTTATTAATGATGCAGATTGGGAGCTGATG ggCAACCTGGACTATCAACTGCAAGACCAAGATCACGTGGTTTTTATCTCCACCTTACACGGGGGTTAG
- the URM1 gene encoding ubiquitin-related modifier 1 isoform X2 yields MAAPLSVQLEFGGGAELLFDGVRKHQVNLPQQSEPWNLRHLLTWIKGNLLKERPELFVQGDSVRPGILVLINDADWELMGRQRPALLPASVATNKMASPPCSCVISG; encoded by the exons ATGGCGGCGCCCTTGTCTGTCCAGCTGGAGTTCGG AGGTGGAGCCGAACTCCTGTTTGATGGGGTGAGAAAACATCAGGTGAATTTGCCCCAGCAGTCCGAACCTT GGAACCTCCGACATTTGCTGACGTGGATCAAAGGGAACCTGCTGAAGGAGAGGCCTGAATTATTTGTGCAAGGAGACTCTGT GCGCCCAGGAATCCTGGTGCTTATTAATGATGCAGATTGGGAGCTGATG GGACGCCAGAGGCCCGCTCTGTTGCCAGCGTCTGTAGCAACGAATAAAATGGCTAGCCCCCCCTGCTCCTGTGTTATCAGcggataa
- the URM1 gene encoding ubiquitin-related modifier 1 isoform X1 gives MAAPLSVQLEFGGGAELLFDGVRKHQVNLPQQSEPWNLRHLLTWIKGNLLKERPELFVQGDSVRPGILVLINDADWELMFLLYQFGAFLLDGGGTTWTSAPSKPSLDC, from the exons ATGGCGGCGCCCTTGTCTGTCCAGCTGGAGTTCGG AGGTGGAGCCGAACTCCTGTTTGATGGGGTGAGAAAACATCAGGTGAATTTGCCCCAGCAGTCCGAACCTT GGAACCTCCGACATTTGCTGACGTGGATCAAAGGGAACCTGCTGAAGGAGAGGCCTGAATTATTTGTGCAAGGAGACTCTGT GCGCCCAGGAATCCTGGTGCTTATTAATGATGCAGATTGGGAGCTGATG TTCCTCCTTTACCAGTTTGGGGCATTTCTCCTGGATGGTGGAGGAACAACATGGACTTCAGCACCTTCCAAACCATCCCTTGACTGTTAG